The following proteins come from a genomic window of Euwallacea fornicatus isolate EFF26 chromosome 9, ASM4011564v1, whole genome shotgun sequence:
- the LOC136340977 gene encoding sodium-dependent neutral amino acid transporter B(0)AT3, with protein MANTAHLVRRQSSRDLNSQRSLDRLELKEMKGRLMPTIENGGSSTYGATNIAFEDSSPGTKIKSACSSKRGSQDGKPIFKPDCEEEERESWDSKLTFLLATVGYAVGLGNVWRFPYLAQKNGGGAFLIPYFVMLAIEGIPIFYLELAIGQRLRKGAIGVWNQVSPYLAGIGISSAVVSFNVALYYNTIIAWCLFYFMQSFQSELPWAECPNVYFRNGSYMPEPECVVSSPTQFFWYRTTLTISEDINTPQAFNWKIGVALVVAWILVYLCMIKGIASSGKVVYVTATFPYIVLIIFFFRGVTLKGAFDGLRHLFTPTWHIILDPVVWLEAGTQIFFSLGLAFGGLIAFSSYNPVNNNCYRDAILVSLTNCFTSMFAGIVVFSVIGFKATMTYEKCLDDKNRTLTELFGPKHVVPLELPSEVGSIFNFTDANGTLRSIILPALQVCDLEKELDNSASGTGLAFIIFTEAINQFPGAQFWSILFFLMLFTLGIDSQFGTLEGVVTSIVDMKLFPNLPKEVLTGTLCLICCIISMSFANGAGSYVFVLFDNFSGNFPLLIIAFFECIAVSYVYGLKRFADDIEMMTGSRPGLYWLICWKYLSPLAMISILAASFVEIAVNGSGYDAWVAPKGETEKHSWPMWAIFLICLLILISVLWIPGVAVARLFGYVVVDDNEKAWFPASDLKDFHGIMPHEVTTAETLLFCIRPDGSEGLCCPTYHSYDDVTEDE; from the exons ATGGCCAACACAGCCCACTTGGTGCGTAGGCAGAGCTCTAGGGATTTAAATTCTCAGAGGTCTCTGGACAGGTTGGAGCTGAAGGAGATGAAAGGGCGGTTGATGCCCACTATTGAGAACGGAGGCTCCAGTACTTACGGGGCAACGAACATTGCCTTCGAAGATTCCAGTCCCGGCACTAAAATTAAGTCAGCTTGTAGCAGTAAAAGAGGATCTCAA GATGGAAAACCAATCTTTAAGCCCGATTGCGAAGAAGAAGAACGCGAATCTTGGGACAGCAAACTCACGTTCCTTCTGGCCACCGTCGGATATGCCGTAGGCCTTGGAAATGTCTGGAGATTTCCATATTTAGCTCAAAAAAATGGCGGTGGAGCCTTTCTGATACCTTATTTTGTCATGCTGGCTATCGAAGGTATCCCTATATTCTACTTGGAGCTGGCCATAGGTCAACGATTGAGGAAGGGTGCTATCGGAGTGTGGAATCAGGTGTCGCCATATTTAGCTG GAATTGGCATAAGCAGCGCAGTCGTCTCCTTCAACGTCGCCCTATATTATAATACGATCATAGCTTGGTGCCTCTTCTATTTTATGCAAAGTTTCCAGTCTGAGCTGCCTTGGGCGGAATGCCCCAACGTATATTTTCGTAATGGTTCTTACATGCCAGAACCCGAATGTGTA GTAAGCAGTCCAACGCAATTCTTCTGGTACAGAACAACGTTGACCATCTCGGAAGACATAAACACCCCGCAAGCCTTCAACTGGAAAATCGGGGTCGCCCTCGTCGTGGCCTGGATCCTTGTCTACCTGTGCATGATAAAGGGAATAGCGTCGTCTGGAAAAGTTGTTTACGTGACGGCCACCTTTCCTTACATCGTcctcataattttcttttttcgcgGCGTCACTCTAAAGGGAGCTTTCGATGGTTTGCGACATCTATTCACGCCAACATGGCACATTATCCTGGATCCGGTGGTCTGGCTGGAGGCAGGCACTCAGATTTTCTTTTCGCTAGGATTGGCCTTCGGAGGGTTGATTGCCTTTTCGTCCTACAACCCT GTCAACAACAACTGCTACAGGGACGCCATCCTGGTATCCCTTACCAACTGCTTCACCTCCATGTTCGCCGGCATCGTAGTGTTTTCGGTGATCGGTTTCAAAGCCACGATGACCTACGAAAAATGTCTGGACGATAAAAACCGGACCTTAACCGAATTGTTTGGCCCCAAACACGTTGTTCCGCTGGAGTTGCCCTCAGAAGTGGGATCAATTTTCAACTTCACAGACGCGAACGGCACTTTAAGGAGCATTATCCTGCCTGCTCTACAGGTGTGCGATCTCGAAAAGGAGCTTGATAAC TCCGCGTCTGGCACAGGGCTGGCCTTCATTATTTTTACAGAAGCCATAAACCAGTTTCCCGGAGCCCAATTCTGGTCCATCCTCTTCTTTCTGATGCTGTTTACCTTGGGCATCGATTCTCAATTCGGAACCCTCGAAGGCGTAGTCACATCCATAGTGGACATGAAGCTGTTCCCCAACTTGCCCAAAGAAGTTCTCACCGGTACCCTGTGCCTGATCTGCTGTATTATTTCCATGAGTTTCGCCAATGGTGCTGGAAGCTACGTGTTTGTTTTGTTCGACAACTTCAGCGGCAACTTTCCATTACTGATCATAGCTTTCTTCGAGTGTATTGCAGTATCGTATGTCTATGGACTCAAGAG ATTTGCAGACGACATAGAAATGATGACAGGTTCGAGGCCCGGTCTCTATTGGTTAATATGTTGGAAATATCTGTCCCCCCTTGCCATGATATCCATATTAGCTGCGAGCTTTGTGGAGATTGCCGTAAACGGGTCTGGGTACGACGCCTGGGTGGCCCCAAAAGGGGAGACAGAAAAACATTCTTGGCCCATGTGGGCCATCTTCCTCATCTGCTTGCTCATCCTCATTTCAGTCCTGTGGATACCAGGAGTTGCAGTCGCCAG GCTCTTTGGTTATGTCGTGGTAGACGACAACGAAAAAGCATGGTTCCCCGCCAGCGACCTGAAAGACTTCCATGGTATAATGCCTCATGAGGTCACCACGGCCGAAACGTTGTTGTTCTGCATCAGACCGGACGGCAGTGAAGGCCTATGCTGTCCCACGTACCATTCTTATGATGACGTAACTGAAGATGAGTAA